From a single Arthrobacter sp. SLBN-112 genomic region:
- the selD gene encoding selenide, water dikinase SelD encodes MSVQQLDHAAVGTLRLTEYAHGGGCACKIPPGELEDAVRGLIGQQGAEVLVGLDSGDDAAAVLVRDDLAVLTTADFFTPVVNDAFDWGRIAAANALSDIYAMGGRPVTAINLVGWPRGVLPLELMTEVLRGGLSVASEAGCPVLGGHSIDDPEPKYGMAVTGVAHPDRLLRNDAAQPGMPITLTKPLGVGLLNNRHKQTGEVFAEAVETMAALNRDAAEAAVAAGVRAATDVTGFGLLGHLYKMVRASEVGAVIDRSAVPLIEGAREALRDGFVSGGTRRNLDWVRPHLEAGPGVTEDDLLVLADAQTSGGLLVVGELPGHPVIGHTTAGQGIQVR; translated from the coding sequence ATGTCAGTTCAGCAACTCGATCATGCCGCCGTCGGAACGCTCCGGCTCACCGAATACGCCCACGGCGGGGGCTGTGCCTGCAAAATTCCGCCCGGCGAGCTCGAAGATGCGGTGCGGGGGCTGATCGGCCAACAGGGCGCGGAGGTCCTGGTTGGCCTTGACAGCGGTGACGACGCGGCGGCGGTCCTGGTCCGCGATGACCTTGCGGTCCTTACCACCGCCGATTTCTTCACTCCCGTTGTCAACGATGCGTTTGACTGGGGCCGCATCGCTGCCGCCAATGCCCTCTCGGACATTTACGCGATGGGCGGCCGGCCGGTCACCGCGATCAACCTGGTTGGCTGGCCCCGCGGAGTCCTGCCGCTGGAGTTGATGACGGAGGTACTCCGGGGCGGCCTGAGCGTCGCATCAGAAGCAGGGTGTCCGGTGCTCGGCGGGCACTCCATCGACGATCCGGAGCCAAAGTACGGAATGGCCGTAACCGGGGTCGCCCACCCCGACCGCCTGCTTCGCAATGATGCCGCCCAGCCCGGGATGCCGATCACGCTGACCAAACCACTCGGCGTCGGGCTTCTCAACAACCGGCACAAGCAGACCGGCGAGGTGTTCGCCGAAGCCGTCGAGACGATGGCGGCGTTGAACCGCGACGCAGCCGAGGCCGCGGTGGCCGCCGGGGTCCGGGCAGCGACAGACGTGACGGGTTTTGGCCTGCTTGGACACCTGTACAAGATGGTCCGTGCCTCGGAAGTGGGCGCCGTGATTGACCGATCAGCGGTACCGCTGATCGAAGGAGCGCGTGAGGCGCTGCGGGATGGCTTCGTCTCCGGTGGGACCCGGCGCAATCTCGATTGGGTGCGGCCGCACTTGGAGGCCGGTCCCGGCGTCACCGAGGACGATCTGCTGGTACTGGCCGATGCCCAGACCTCCGGCGGCCTGCTGGTGGTCGGTGAGCTGCCGGGTCACCCCGTGATTGGCCACACCACCGCGGGCCAGGGCATCCAGGTCCGCTGA
- the nrfD gene encoding NrfD/PsrC family molybdoenzyme membrane anchor subunit: MTLSEFDSFRPSEPARRGRQGVKRGTGRRRDNSDGSREMPMVPEPDFTSYYGRPVVKPAPWGDDVAIYLFLGGVAAGSALLGLGGQLTGRPILCRNARLSALTAVSAGAVALVKDLGRPERFLHMLRTFKVTSPMSVGSWILSAFSAGTAVTAVAEIDRLSGTRLPLGLLRKVLQAVEGPAGFEAAVFAGPLAAYTAVLLGDTATPTWNAAHEELPFVFVSSACLASAGLAMVTTPVRETGPARKLAVLGVLGDVAAMKVMERRMDPIAAEPLHQGKAGVMLKWSERLAVAGGLGTLLGGRNRVVAAASGLALLSASALTRFGVFEAGLASARDPRYTIEPQKNRLAARRAAGVTGDAITTAG, translated from the coding sequence GTGACCCTCTCAGAGTTCGACAGCTTCCGGCCATCCGAGCCTGCCCGCCGCGGCCGGCAGGGCGTCAAGCGCGGCACGGGCCGGCGACGGGACAACAGTGACGGCTCCCGGGAAATGCCCATGGTGCCGGAGCCGGACTTCACCTCGTACTACGGCCGTCCGGTGGTCAAGCCGGCGCCATGGGGCGATGACGTCGCCATCTACCTGTTCCTGGGCGGCGTTGCAGCCGGGTCAGCCCTGCTAGGCCTCGGCGGTCAACTGACCGGACGGCCAATCCTCTGCCGCAATGCCAGGCTAAGCGCGCTGACGGCGGTGAGCGCCGGCGCCGTTGCTTTGGTGAAGGACCTGGGCAGGCCGGAGCGTTTCCTGCACATGTTGCGGACCTTCAAGGTGACCTCGCCCATGAGTGTGGGCTCGTGGATTCTCAGCGCCTTCAGCGCCGGCACTGCCGTCACTGCCGTGGCGGAAATCGACCGGCTCAGCGGAACGCGGCTTCCGTTGGGTTTGTTGCGAAAAGTGCTGCAGGCTGTTGAGGGACCGGCCGGGTTTGAAGCTGCCGTGTTCGCGGGGCCGTTGGCGGCCTACACCGCGGTCCTGCTTGGCGATACCGCCACACCCACATGGAACGCCGCCCACGAAGAACTGCCTTTTGTCTTCGTGAGTTCGGCCTGCCTCGCGTCTGCCGGGCTCGCCATGGTCACCACACCCGTACGGGAGACCGGGCCTGCACGCAAACTCGCCGTGCTGGGCGTCCTGGGTGACGTCGCTGCCATGAAGGTGATGGAACGCCGGATGGATCCGATAGCAGCCGAGCCCCTTCACCAGGGCAAGGCGGGCGTCATGCTGAAGTGGAGCGAGCGGTTGGCGGTGGCCGGTGGCTTGGGGACTCTGCTGGGCGGACGTAACCGTGTGGTGGCCGCGGCTTCGGGACTGGCGCTGCTTTCCGCGTCGGCCCTGACCCGCTTCGGGGTATTCGAAGCGGGGCTGGCCTCTGCCAGGGATCCCCGCTACACGATAGAACCGCAAAAGAACCGGCTTGCGGCCCGCCGTGCCGCGGGCGTTACCGGCGACGCGATCACTACTGCCGGCTGA